A genomic window from Daphnia carinata strain CSIRO-1 chromosome 9, CSIRO_AGI_Dcar_HiC_V3, whole genome shotgun sequence includes:
- the LOC130700789 gene encoding uncharacterized protein LOC130700789 isoform X3, which produces MNKVLITLALLLAVTVAVPQGRRFGGGVVGLRPIGGGFGGLGGLGGLGGSGTGAGAGTGSAGFGGVSASGVGISSAQLGGFGTGSGSGSAGSSLFTGQNFATGTGSGQSAGK; this is translated from the exons ATGAACAAG gTACTCATCACTCTTGCACTTCTTCTTGCCGTGACTGTGGCCGTGCCACAAGGAAGACGATTCGGCGGTGGTGTTGTTGGACTACGTCCCATTGGTGGTGGTTTCGGTGGACTTGGTGGACTTGGTGGATTAG GTGGCAGTGGAACCGGTGCCGGTGCTGGAACAGGATCTGCTGGATTTGGAGGAGTTTCGGCCTCAGGA GTCGGCATTTCAAGCGCTCAGTTGGGTGGATTCGGTACAGGCAGTGGAAGTGGATCTGCTGGATCCAGCCTTTTCACCGGCCAGAACTTTGCCACTGGTACCGGTAGCGGACAGAGTGCCGGCAAATAA
- the LOC130700789 gene encoding uncharacterized protein LOC130700789 isoform X2, with the protein MNKVLITLALLLAVTVAVPQGRRFGGGVVGLRPIGGGFGGLGGLGGLGGFGGSGTGAGAGTGSAGFGGVSASGVGISSAQLGGFGTGSGSGSAGSSLFTGQNFATGTGSGQSAGK; encoded by the exons ATGAACAAG gTACTCATCACTCTTGCACTTCTTCTTGCCGTGACTGTGGCCGTGCCACAAGGAAGACGATTCGGCGGTGGTGTTGTTGGACTACGTCCCATTGGTGGTGGTTTCGGTGGACTTGGTGGACTTGGTGGATTAGGTGGATTTG GTGGCAGTGGAACCGGTGCCGGTGCTGGAACAGGATCTGCTGGATTTGGAGGAGTTTCGGCCTCAGGA GTCGGCATTTCAAGCGCTCAGTTGGGTGGATTCGGTACAGGCAGTGGAAGTGGATCTGCTGGATCCAGCCTTTTCACCGGCCAGAACTTTGCCACTGGTACCGGTAGCGGACAGAGTGCCGGCAAATAA
- the LOC130700789 gene encoding ctenidin-1-like isoform X1 has product MNKVLITLALLLAVTVAVPQGRRFGGGVVGLRPIGGGFGGLGGLGGLGGFGGLGGSGTGAGAGTGSAGFGGVSASGVGISSAQLGGFGTGSGSGSAGSSLFTGQNFATGTGSGQSAGK; this is encoded by the exons ATGAACAAG gTACTCATCACTCTTGCACTTCTTCTTGCCGTGACTGTGGCCGTGCCACAAGGAAGACGATTCGGCGGTGGTGTTGTTGGACTACGTCCCATTGGTGGTGGTTTCGGTGGACTTGGTGGACTTGGTGGATTAGGTGGATTTGGTGGATtag GTGGCAGTGGAACCGGTGCCGGTGCTGGAACAGGATCTGCTGGATTTGGAGGAGTTTCGGCCTCAGGA GTCGGCATTTCAAGCGCTCAGTTGGGTGGATTCGGTACAGGCAGTGGAAGTGGATCTGCTGGATCCAGCCTTTTCACCGGCCAGAACTTTGCCACTGGTACCGGTAGCGGACAGAGTGCCGGCAAATAA